A single Numenius arquata chromosome 1, bNumArq3.hap1.1, whole genome shotgun sequence DNA region contains:
- the TSC22D1 gene encoding TSC22 domain family protein 1 isoform X2, with translation MNAQCCRRVAMDLGVYQLRHFSISFLSSLLGTDNSSLRLDSSSSGASVVAIDNKIEQAMDLVKSHLMYAVREEVEVLKEQIKELIEKNSQLEQENTLLKTLASPEQLAQFQAQLQTGSPPSSSQSQGTTQQPAQPASQGSGPSA, from the exons ATGAATGCCCAATGTTGTAGACGGGTGGCAATGGATCTAGGAGTTTATCAACTAAGACACTTCTCGATTTCTTTCTTATCGTCCTTGCTGGGCACCGACAACTCGTCCCTGAGGCTCGACAGTAG cTCCTCTGGTGCAAGCGTGGTAGCTATCGACAACAAAATCGAGCAAGCGATG GATCTGGTAAAGAGTCACTTGATGTACGCGGTAAGGGAGGAAGTGgaggtcctcaaagagcaaatcAAAGAGCTGATAGAGAAGAACTCCCAGCTGGAGCAAGAAAACACTCTGCTAAAAACACTCGCCAGCCCAGAGCAGCTTGCCCAATTCCAAGCGCAGCTGCAGACTGGTTCCCCGCCTTCCTCTTCCCAGTCACAAGGGACAACACAGCAGCCTGCTCAGCCAGCGTCACAGGGGTCAGGGCCTTCAGCGTAG